Genomic segment of Neoarius graeffei isolate fNeoGra1 chromosome 7, fNeoGra1.pri, whole genome shotgun sequence:
CAGGGAAGCGCAGACGGGTTACAGCAAAGCCATTTGAGCTCTATTGTCATTTCCATTGTCTCCTTCACAAAAGGAAGGTGTGCTCAGGAAAAAGAGAAACTCAATGCCAAGAATGCCTGCAAGATTAGATAGATACCCGACTGTCATTTAGCCTGCATTTACATTTATTCTTTGCAGTCACACTTTCATTCAAGCCGACTTTACAACTGAGGCAGAAGCATCCAGCTATAAACTGCAACACATCAGGATTAAAGACCCAGCATTGCTTCTCTGACAATCCTGGGATAGAACTTGCGCTCTATATAATTAGCTCTGTAAGCCCACTCTTTGCAGTCTATATTATAGCTAACAACATGATACAGGAGATTTACAGATATCTACAGTATGTAATGTAAAATCTTAAACATAAAATCTTTCATAGCAACATGCACATGTTTTATAtaattaatttaataaaaataaataaaatgtaataataataataataataataataataataataggctgcAAAATCTATAGCAAAGACCTATAACTTTAATTTAAAATCAAATATAGGCCACTATATCCAAAATGGTTGGTATTAATGGGACTTTTGTAAACACTCAGGGGCCTGATTTATATGTGGTCCAGCATTCTTGAAAGAATGAGAAGTTTGTATTCATAAACGAGTTACAGGCTTTTATTGATAGATAATAGTGTTAAACAGAAATGTACTCCTATGAGTTATAAAGGCTCTCAGCCAGCTGTTGGATTAGTATAAAAGACAAGCAGACAGCTGATGCCTCCAGAGATGTTCCCACAGACTCAGAGGCGCCAGGTTTTCACACAATCACAGGATACGTAAAGACATCAATAACGACCCATTAGTCCTAATGATTGCGAGTCAAGTAggcgttaacacacacacacacacacacacatgcaaatgcTGACTGGTGTCCGGGgggtatatacatacatatatatatacagtgagattcCCTTCTTGGCTCTGACAACATTCTTGGGACTGGATACACTTGGACCACTTCGAGCTGAAACATGGTGACAAACTTTTCCGTGGACTGGCTTGCCCAGAGCTGTCATGACTCCAAACAGGATCCAGAACCAATGGAGACTTCTCAGGCTCCTGTGAGAAGACATGTGCCTTGTGTGGTCCAGCCGAGGCCTCCTACCTTTTATGACAAGGTTTGCATTCAgctcaaattgaaatgtagccagATTGATGAGAACACATGTGCAGTGGATCAGAATGAGAAGGAAGGTCTTGTGTTGACGCACTCAGCTCCAAGGAACTGCACCTCTCCGAGCTGTAAGTATCTGCACAAGTTAGCGACTGAAAACTGATTCTGAGGTACAAATCAATAAGCAGttatggttttgtttgtttgtttgttcagcttCTGACAACAGTGGTTACTCTTCTGGCTATGAGAGCGAAGCAGCTGCTTCCTCCATCGAAGACGgaagtgagggggagagagatggaggcGCTCAGCGCAGAATCAGGACCAAATTCACTCCAAAGCAAATCGAGAAGTTGGAGAAAATCTTCAACAAGCACAAATACCTGGATGCGAGTGAGAGGGTTCAAACCGCACAGAGTCTCAATCTATCCGAAACTCAGGTAGGACACAAATCTTCAGTTGCTTCATCGTCATCATCACTTATGTTCTTCCTCACTGATCCTCCATGATTGCTGAAACTATAGGCCATGGCTGTCTCTAAtcacattctttctttctttctttctttctttctttctttctttctttctttctttctttctgtcatgGAGGTTCGGACCTGGTTTCAGAATCGCAGGATGAAACTGAAGCGTGAGGTTCAGGACTTGAGAGCTGAGTACACCCTCCCCGCCCTGTCCCACATCCTCTTCCCAGCACTCCCTTCGCTCCCCTTCCACTGCAGCGGACAGCGTGGGACTTTCCCCGCAGCTTGTCACGTGTCAACCCCGCATGTGATCGCAGCCGTGCCTGTTCATCAGCCGCTCATTCCTCAGCCCTGCCACATGATCCCCGTGCACCATTACTACTAGACTTCAAAAATACCATGCAAAATATgtattctttctttcctttcttgttTGTATGTGCAATATACATGTACAGTTTTGTATAGAGATTTATCACCACATTTGTCTAGAGTTTTATGGGATAAAAAAGATTTATTTATTGGGAAGAATTAAATTTA
This window contains:
- the LOC132888726 gene encoding homeobox protein vent1-like — its product is MVTNFSVDWLAQSCHDSKQDPEPMETSQAPVRRHVPCVVQPRPPTFYDKVCIQLKLKCSQIDENTCAVDQNEKEGLVLTHSAPRNCTSPSSSDNSGYSSGYESEAAASSIEDGSEGERDGGAQRRIRTKFTPKQIEKLEKIFNKHKYLDASERVQTAQSLNLSETQVRTWFQNRRMKLKREVQDLRAEYTLPALSHILFPALPSLPFHCSGQRGTFPAACHVSTPHVIAAVPVHQPLIPQPCHMIPVHHYY